A window from Vanessa atalanta chromosome 16, ilVanAtal1.2, whole genome shotgun sequence encodes these proteins:
- the LOC125069775 gene encoding vesicle transport through interaction with t-SNAREs homolog 1A has translation MSTLIQSYEQQYSVLTADITAKIGRLKSASDDDRDHLSREIQSNFEEANDLLEQLELEYRGAGSGSRVGAYRAELQRVREEYRSVASNSAAYNIDQEEYDDWSMVNDQRRKLLDNTERLERSGKNLTEGYKVLLETEQIGAAVLQDLNAQRETIQRSRGRLRETDAQLNRSSRLMNLIYLVLNRDERMCLRWLFSI, from the exons ATGTCTACTTTAATTCAGTCATACGAGCAGCAGTACTCTGTCCTAACAGCTGATATAACAGCTAAAATAGGGCGATTAAAATCTGCTAGCGACG aCGATCGTGATCATTTGTCAAGAGAAATCCAGTCGAATTTCGAAGAAGCAAATGATTTg CTTGAACAGTTGGAGTTGGAATACAGAGGAGCTGGCTCTGGGTCGAGGGTAGGCGCCTACAGGGCTGAGCTGCAGCGAGTAAGAGAAGAATACCGATCGGTGGCGAGCAATAGTGCAGCTT ATAATATAGATCAAGAGGAATATGACGACTGGTCGATGGTCAACGACCAGCGACGGAAGCTGCTAGATAATACGGAACGACTAGAGAGATCCGGCAAGAATCTCACCGAGGGCTACAAGGTGTTGCTGGAAACCGAACAGATCGGGGCTGCGGTGCTCCAAGACTTGAACGCTCAGAGGGAAACGATTCAGAGGTCTCGCGGACGG CTGCGCGAGACGGACGCACAGCTGAACCGCTCGTCGCGGCTCAT GAACCTCATATACCTGGTGCTCAACCGCGACGAGCGCATGTGTCTGCGGTGGCTGTTCTCCATCTGA
- the LOC125070000 gene encoding tyrosine-protein phosphatase non-receptor type 13-like, translated as MPRNCDEDSGRSSCSATSITLSPVFDIHQMEPRKMSKEKKFSTDLKVCTQPRNFANILKSPDERDPFPSCRLTRNHRKAVFTVFDTPRLGGLSNAHSSINIACSTQIETNIPDTVSMTALNKEEDYSKKKNFNSNFRSGKPVQRAASRLYRAESLKGKEGCVGPEFIVRASQPVKHLDLTISALCDKKVITVVLLNGQRIEVICDPNTITAGQIFEALVLSEKYEHNFMLGIAILIGGDFIFLPDDYKIKKVVPDQWHKTSSKLSKGTEEISVSLFLRIKFFLPINVSNNIQDGEWRHRVYLQLRRAIVEGQMFSTIQNLILLAGYALHIEFGEFSYREHGTADYFLLEHYLPESLIINDMTDVKFRMKRAHESRRGLDRSKAIINYITLAQTFRDYGAHFYSAIWATRDGFCRDVWLSIGPRGVTIYSRTNNNSDESSSNPNRIVLQSLPWHHIHTFYYNKKSLYIMPNAYSGLSKIGIKYKLKMTDNKSYFAFWLVSLHHRLYLKLYAKDDFVNYLSSELNCPLNVQNSPKKVDCSNYQDSYNLAVRNPRVKRPIKRRFKVDLFSDKKSQNKENEKPSTEQLLRQILSPQPSDESIISSPNRYGQRSSSNEGLSSSESSLPRRHGVKMGTRVFNGMKSTLDGKYAGSPSKLLTVRSDGDLATAHSDSDDLSSEQRQHCNINSMQLLPERCYSQNMIQAPTAYVLESPKVYSDVYSYDTGNESCVNTSIFERLDNMECVQGERVFVTAVLERDKTNALGLQVAEGSDGNVYIKSITPGSAADVCGKLLPGDQIISVNGQTLLNLKYDKALNMLQSAPQLVELIVLQNTSKNTICDSQLDNTLHAKEKTSRGLENSLRHSIASALDVEITDDELLNEEALKTIYALIKLTKEKVISRMKEKSVKENIIIGSNLQKCQSEIKVYEKSDLGNYSSHEDTPQKKSAQKFNTWRGQLTNSRPKRRPLSLSIPTDVHIPDDYLNEKTNNPLTRKSIQSSINSLDQSVKSSSIKNVALPRNFGLSRRWLGPVRYPVTPCKNSNIIDTECAIDGNVVRRHFIYGTGDSDEEQIFL; from the coding sequence atgcctcGAAATTGTGATGAAGACTCTGGACGAAGTTCTTGCTCAGCGACCTCAATAACACTAAGTCCAGTTTTCGACATCCATCAAATGGAGCCAAGAAAAATGTCGAAAGAAAAGAAATTCTCAACAGATCTCAAAGTCTGTACGCAGCCTAGAAATTtcgctaatattttaaaatctcccGACGAAAGAGACCCCTTTCCTAGTTGCAGATTAACAAGGAACCATAGAAAAGCAGTGTTCACAGTTTTCGATACACCAAGACTAGGGGGCTTAAGTAATGCCCATTCTTCAATAAATATAGCCTGCAGTACACAAATTGAAACAAACATTCCAGATACAGTGTCTATGACCGCACTAAATAAAGAGGAagattatagtaaaaaaaagaattttaattcCAACTTTAGATCTGGAAAACCTGTTCAAAGAGCAGCTTCAAGACTCTATAGAGCAGAGAGCCTGAAAGGCAAAGAAGGTTGTGTAGGGCCAGAATTCATCGTCAGAGCTTCTCAACCTGTAAAACATTTAGATTTAACTATCTCAGCTTTATGTGATAAGAAAGTTATAACAGTCGTGCTTCTAAACGGCCAGAGGATTGAAGTTATTTGTGATCCTAATACAATCACTGCTGGACAAATATTTGAAGCTTTAGTTTTAAGTGAAAAATATGAACATAACTTTATGCTTGGTATTGCAATATTGATTGGTGgagatttcatatttttaccagatgactataaaataaagaaagttgTTCCTGATCAATGGCATAAAACAAGCAGCAAGCTCAGTAAAGGTACTGAAGAGATATCTGtctcattatttttaagaataaagttTTTTCTACCTATCAATGTGTCCAATAACATACAAGACGGGGAATGGAGGCATAGAGTTTATTTACAGCTTCGACGAGCAATTGTTGAAGGACAGATGTTCTCGACAATACAGAATCTCATTTTATTAGCAGGATATGCACTACATATAGAGTTTGGTGAATTTTCTTATAGAGAACATGGAActgcagattattttttattagaacatTATTTACCTGAATCTCTTATTATAAATGACATGACAGATGTCAAATTTCGAATGAAACGAGCTCACGAATCTAGACGTGGATTGGACAGGAGTAAGgccattataaattacataactcTAGCTCAAACTTTTAGAGATTACGGTGCACACTTTTATTCTGCTATATGGGCAACTAGAGATGGATTTTGTAGGGATGTATGGCTTTCTATTGGACCAAGAGGTGTGACCATTTATTCAAGAACCAATAATAATTCTGATGAGTCAAGTTCTAATCCAAATCGCATTGTGTTGCAGAGCTTACCCTGGCATCACATACACACATTCTATTATAACAAAAAGAGTCTTTACATAATGCCTAATGCCTACTCTGGTCTGTCTAAAATAGGaatcaaatataaacttaaaatgacAGATAATAAGAGTTATTTTGCATTTTGGTTAGTATCACTACACCACAGactgtatttaaaactatatgcaAAAGATGATTTTGTGAATTATTTGTCAAGTGAATTAAATTGCCCCTTAAATGTTCAAAATAGTCCTAAGAAAGTAGATTGCAGTAACTATCAAGACAGTTATAATCTTGCTGTAAGGAATCCTAGAGTAAAAAGGCCAATCAAAAGAAGGTTTAAAGTGGACCTTTTCAGTGATAAAAAGTCCcagaataaagaaaatgaaaagccTTCCACAGAACAGTTATTGAGACAAATATTATCACCTCAACCAAGTGATGAGAGTATTATAAGCTCACCAAATAGATATGGTCAAAGGAGTTCCTCAAATGAGGGTCTGTCTTCATCAGAAAGTAGCTTACCAAGGAGACATGGGGTGAAAATGGGTACAAGAGTCTTCAATGGTATGAAGTCTACATTAGATGGCAAATATGCAGGCTCACCCTCAAAACTTTTAACAGTGAGATCAGATGGTGATTTAGCAACTGCACATAGTGATTCTGATGATCTGAGCTCTGAGCAGAGGcaacattgtaatataaatagtatgcaATTGCTACCAGAGAGATGCTATAGTCAGAACATGATTCAAGCACCCACTGCTTATGTTCTAGAATCCCCAAAAGTTTATTCAGATGTATATAGTTATGATACTGGAAATGAATCTTGTGTGAATACATCCATATTTGAAAGGCTTGATAACATGGAATGTGTTCAAGGAGAAAGAGTTTTTGTTACAGCTGTTTTAGAAAGAGATAAGACAAATGCTTTGGGTTTACAAGTTGCTGAGGGTTCTGATGGCAATGTGTACATAAAATCTATAACTCCTGGAAGTGCTGCTGATGTATGTGGAAAACTTCTACCTGGAGACCAAATAATATCTGTCAATGGACaaacattacttaatttaaaatatgacaaaGCATTAAATATGTTGCAATCAGCACCACAATTAGTAGAACTTATTGTATTGCAAAATACTTCCAAAAACACAATTTGTGATTCACAGTTAGATAATACTCTACATGCAAAAGAAAAAACTAGTAGAGGTTTGGAAAATAGTTTAAGACATAGTATTGCTAGTGCATTAGATGTAGAAATAACAGATGACGAATTATTAAATGAAGAAGCACTAAAAACTATATACGCGCTTATTAAACTAACAAAAGAAAAAGTCATAAGTAGAATGAAAGAAAAATctgtaaaagaaaacattattatagGAAGCAACTTGCAGAAATGTCAATCAGAGATTAAAGTTTACGAAAAGTCAGATTTAGGTAATTATTCGTCCCACGAGGACACGCCGCAGAAGAAATCGGCTCAGAAATTCAACACATGGCGTGGCCAACTGACTAACAGTAGACCAAAACGACGACCCTTAAGTTTAAGCATTCCAACCGACGTCCACATACCCgatgattatttaaatgaaaaaacgaACAATCCACTGACGCGAAAGTCTATTCAATCATCTATTAATAGCCTCGATCAATCAGTCAAGAGTTCCTCGATAAAGAATGTAGCTTTGCCAAGGAACTTCGGTCTTAGTAGACGATGGCTTGGACCAGTGAGGTATCCAGTAACACCTTGTAAAAACAGCAATATTATCGATACTGAATGTGCAATTGATGGCAATGTTGTAagaagacattttatttatggtacCGGTGATTCGGACGaggaacaaatatttttgtaa